One genomic region from Streptomyces sp. NBC_00457 encodes:
- a CDS encoding class I SAM-dependent methyltransferase, giving the protein MPLRPATGSGKVSRDPVHHPLFARYYARVSVAAESRMGMGAVRDRMLTGLSGRVIEIGAGNGLNFAHYPSAVSEVVAIEPERLLRQLAVESALRAEVPVDVVPGAAEALPVKSEAFDAVVLSLVLCSVRDVSRALGEVRRVLRPGGAVRFFEHGRGGGRMMRFTQRALDGTVWPRLNGGCHVARDPIAGLRAAGFELGPYRRVLMPENGPTLPTSYCVLGTAWRPTVTS; this is encoded by the coding sequence ATGCCGCTACGGCCCGCCACCGGCTCCGGCAAGGTGTCACGGGATCCCGTGCACCATCCGCTGTTCGCCCGGTACTACGCCCGTGTCAGCGTCGCCGCCGAGTCACGCATGGGGATGGGCGCCGTCCGCGACCGCATGCTGACCGGGCTCTCCGGGCGGGTGATCGAGATCGGCGCGGGCAACGGCCTGAACTTCGCGCACTATCCGAGCGCGGTCTCGGAGGTCGTCGCCATCGAACCGGAGCGTCTGCTGCGGCAGTTGGCGGTGGAGTCCGCGCTGCGCGCCGAAGTGCCGGTGGATGTGGTGCCGGGGGCGGCGGAGGCGCTGCCGGTCAAGAGCGAGGCCTTCGACGCGGTGGTGCTGTCGCTGGTGCTGTGCAGTGTGCGGGACGTCTCGCGGGCGCTCGGCGAGGTACGGCGGGTGCTGCGGCCCGGCGGTGCCGTGCGGTTCTTCGAGCACGGCAGGGGCGGTGGCCGGATGATGCGCTTCACCCAGCGCGCACTGGACGGCACGGTGTGGCCGCGGCTGAACGGCGGCTGCCATGTGGCCCGGGACCCGATCGCCGGACTGCGGGCCGCCGGATTCGAACTCGGCCCGTACCGGCGGGTGCTGATGCCGGAGAACGGGCCGACGCTGCCGACTTCGTACTGCGTCCTGGGCACGGCGTGGCGGCCTACGGTCACCTCATAG
- a CDS encoding 8-amino-7-oxononanoate synthase, whose protein sequence is MAFGWIDEQAELRRRAGLVRTLRPRPADSPLLDLASNDYLGLARHPEVVEGAASAARTWGGGATGSRLVTGTTALHAELERELADFCGFEAALVFSSGYAANLAAVTALAPHGSLIVSDAGNHASLIDGCRLARGTTQVVAHADPDGVRKALRTHDGPAVAVSDTVFSVDGDAAPLTGLATACREHGAGLVVDDAHGLGVLGDGGRGAPHAAGLAGADDVVVTVTLSKSLGSQGGAVLGPARVIAHLVNAARTFIFDTGLAPAATGAALAALRLLRREPERAARARAVARELHARLTAAGLEAVRPDAAVVSVRAPSPEGAVRWAADCRTAGLAVGCFRPPSVPDGISRLRLTARADLSEDQIERAVGVIGETRP, encoded by the coding sequence ATGGCGTTCGGCTGGATCGACGAACAGGCGGAGCTGCGCCGCCGCGCCGGACTGGTACGGACCCTGCGCCCCCGCCCCGCCGACTCGCCGCTGCTCGACCTCGCGAGCAACGACTACCTGGGCCTGGCCCGCCACCCCGAGGTCGTCGAGGGCGCCGCCTCCGCGGCCCGCACCTGGGGCGGCGGCGCCACCGGCTCCCGCCTGGTCACCGGCACGACCGCGCTCCACGCCGAACTGGAACGCGAGCTGGCGGACTTCTGCGGCTTCGAGGCGGCCCTGGTGTTCTCCTCCGGCTACGCGGCCAACCTCGCCGCGGTCACCGCGCTGGCCCCGCACGGCTCACTCATCGTCTCCGACGCCGGCAACCACGCCTCGCTGATCGACGGCTGCCGGCTGGCCCGCGGCACCACCCAGGTCGTCGCACACGCCGACCCGGACGGCGTACGCAAGGCACTGCGGACCCATGACGGGCCCGCCGTCGCCGTGTCCGACACGGTCTTCTCGGTCGACGGCGACGCCGCCCCGCTGACCGGGCTCGCGACGGCATGCCGGGAGCACGGCGCCGGTCTGGTCGTCGACGACGCCCACGGTCTCGGCGTCCTCGGCGACGGCGGGCGCGGCGCCCCGCACGCGGCGGGACTCGCGGGCGCGGACGATGTCGTGGTGACGGTCACGCTGTCCAAGTCGCTCGGCAGCCAGGGCGGCGCCGTACTCGGACCCGCCCGGGTCATCGCGCATCTGGTCAACGCGGCCCGCACGTTCATCTTCGACACGGGCCTGGCCCCCGCCGCGACGGGGGCGGCCCTGGCGGCGCTCAGGCTGCTGCGCCGTGAGCCGGAGCGGGCGGCGCGGGCGCGTGCGGTGGCACGCGAACTCCACGCACGCCTGACCGCCGCGGGTCTGGAAGCGGTACGTCCGGACGCCGCGGTCGTCTCCGTGCGCGCGCCGTCCCCGGAGGGCGCCGTGCGGTGGGCGGCCGACTGCCGTACGGCAGGTCTCGCCGTGGGCTGCTTCCGTCCTCCTTCCGTGCCCGACGGCATCTCACGGCTGAGGCTCACCGCCCGAGCTGACCTCTCCGAGGACCAGATCGAGCGCGCGGTGGGAGTGATCGGCGAGACGCGACCATGA
- a CDS encoding DUF397 domain-containing protein, translated as MSALPRNVTSSTQLHGVQWLRSSYSTGANNCVETARPLSGPGAGLLAVRDSKDPAGPALLFSPESWAGFTAALR; from the coding sequence ATGTCTGCACTGCCTCGGAACGTGACGTCCAGTACTCAACTGCACGGTGTGCAATGGCTGCGCAGCAGCTACAGCACCGGAGCGAACAACTGCGTCGAGACGGCCCGGCCGCTCTCCGGCCCCGGGGCCGGGCTGCTGGCCGTACGCGACTCCAAGGACCCGGCCGGACCCGCGCTGCTCTTCTCTCCCGAGAGCTGGGCGGGATTCACGGCCGCGCTCCGGTGA
- a CDS encoding helix-turn-helix domain-containing protein, translated as MQHGPAVRRRKLGAELRTLRTGAGLTSGEAARLVGWHQSKVSRIETGASGVKPADVRLLLDAYGVADPQLRELLLVLAGQDDSAGRHHWWHAYRGVLPPTYRDFISLESQASAMRTLETSVVPGLLQTPEYARAVTRAAVGGLDEDADDRLDTLVEVRLARQDVLRSRPPLALSAVLDEAVLHREIGGPDVMARQLERLIEAARYPQVRLQVLPFAAGAHIGITGPFVIFSFSSTSDLDVVVLDHLTSSLYLERKEDLQAYTEAFNTLQFHALSPEDSLDYIAGIGAGV; from the coding sequence ATGCAGCACGGTCCCGCGGTACGCCGCCGAAAACTGGGCGCCGAATTGCGCACGCTGCGCACCGGCGCCGGGCTCACGAGCGGCGAGGCGGCCCGGCTCGTGGGCTGGCACCAGTCGAAGGTGAGCCGCATCGAGACCGGCGCGAGCGGGGTGAAACCGGCCGATGTGCGGTTACTCCTCGACGCCTACGGAGTGGCGGATCCCCAACTACGGGAGTTGCTGCTGGTGTTGGCGGGACAGGACGACAGTGCCGGGCGGCACCACTGGTGGCATGCGTACCGGGGCGTGCTGCCGCCGACGTACCGGGATTTCATCAGCCTGGAATCCCAGGCCAGCGCGATGCGCACGCTGGAGACCTCCGTCGTCCCGGGGCTGCTGCAGACGCCGGAGTACGCGCGGGCGGTGACCCGGGCCGCGGTCGGCGGGCTGGACGAGGACGCCGACGACCGGCTGGACACGCTGGTGGAAGTGCGCCTGGCCAGGCAGGACGTGCTGCGCTCGCGGCCGCCTCTGGCGCTGAGCGCGGTGCTCGACGAGGCGGTGCTGCACCGGGAGATCGGCGGGCCGGACGTCATGGCACGGCAGTTGGAGCGGCTGATCGAGGCGGCGCGCTACCCCCAAGTGCGGCTTCAGGTCCTGCCGTTCGCGGCCGGTGCCCACATCGGCATCACCGGGCCTTTCGTTATTTTCTCATTTTCGAGCACTTCTGATCTGGACGTGGTTGTTCTCGACCACTTGACGAGTAGCCTCTACCTCGAGCGGAAAGAAGACCTCCAGGCCTACACCGAGGCCTTCAACACCCTTCAGTTCCACGCCCTTTCGCCCGAGGACTCGTTGGACTACATCGCCGGGATAGGCGCCGGCGTGTAA
- the bioB gene encoding biotin synthase BioB encodes MDLLNTLVDKGLRRELPTREEALAVLATSDDDLLDVVAAAGKVRRHWFGRRVKLNYLVNLKSGLCPEDCSYCSQRLGSTTGILKYTWLKPDQASQAAAAGLAGGAKRVCLVASGRGPTDRDVDRVAGTIKAIKEQNEGVEVCACLGLLSDGQAERLREAGADAYNHNLNTSEATYGDITTTHTYADRVDTVQKAHAAGLSACSGLIAGMGESDEDLVDVVHSLRELDPDSVPVNFLIPVEGTPLAKEWHLTPQRCLRILAMVRFVCPDVEVRIAGGREVHLRTMQPLALHLANSIFLGDYLTTEGQAGKADLEMIADAGFEVEGSDQVTLPEHRAAGGCHEGGGGCASATDGPQVNEARTDLVAVRRRGAGTDLAPNA; translated from the coding sequence ATGGACCTGCTGAACACGCTGGTGGACAAGGGGCTTCGGCGCGAGCTGCCGACCCGCGAGGAAGCACTGGCCGTCCTCGCCACCTCCGACGACGACCTGCTCGATGTGGTGGCCGCGGCCGGCAAGGTGCGCCGGCACTGGTTCGGCCGACGGGTGAAACTCAACTACCTCGTCAACCTCAAGTCCGGCTTGTGCCCGGAGGACTGCTCCTACTGCTCCCAGCGGCTGGGCTCGACGACCGGAATCCTGAAGTACACCTGGCTCAAGCCCGACCAGGCCTCCCAGGCGGCGGCTGCCGGGCTGGCCGGAGGTGCCAAGCGGGTCTGTCTGGTGGCGTCCGGACGCGGTCCCACCGACCGTGACGTGGACCGGGTCGCGGGCACCATCAAGGCGATCAAGGAGCAGAACGAGGGCGTCGAGGTGTGCGCCTGTCTCGGTCTGCTCTCCGACGGACAGGCCGAGCGGCTGCGCGAGGCCGGCGCCGACGCCTACAACCACAACCTCAACACCTCCGAGGCGACGTACGGCGACATCACCACCACCCACACCTACGCCGACCGCGTCGACACCGTGCAGAAGGCGCACGCGGCCGGGCTGTCCGCCTGCTCGGGCCTGATCGCGGGCATGGGCGAGTCGGACGAGGACCTGGTCGACGTCGTCCACTCGCTGCGTGAGCTGGACCCGGACTCGGTTCCGGTCAACTTCCTGATCCCGGTCGAGGGCACCCCGCTCGCCAAGGAGTGGCACCTCACCCCGCAGCGCTGTCTGCGCATTCTCGCGATGGTGCGGTTCGTCTGCCCGGACGTCGAGGTGCGGATCGCGGGCGGCCGTGAGGTCCATCTGCGCACGATGCAGCCCCTCGCCCTGCACCTGGCCAACTCCATCTTCCTCGGCGACTACCTGACCACCGAGGGCCAGGCGGGCAAGGCGGACCTGGAGATGATCGCGGACGCCGGGTTCGAGGTGGAGGGCTCGGACCAGGTGACGCTGCCGGAGCACCGGGCGGCCGGCGGGTGCCACGAGGGCGGCGGAGGGTGTGCTTCGGCAACCGACGGACCTCAGGTCAACGAGGCCCGTACGGACCTCGTCGCCGTCCGCCGTCGGGGGGCCGGAACGGACCTCGCGCCCAATGCCTGA
- the bioD gene encoding dethiobiotin synthase — translation MPVLVITGTGTEVGKTVTTAAVAAVALAAGRSVAVLKAAQTGVRPDERGDADEVARLAGAVTAVELARYPDPLAPATAARRAGCAPVHPHDIAEAAAKLAAEHDLVLVEGAGGLLVRFDPAGGTLADAARLLAAPVLVVAAAGLGTLNTTELTAREIRSGQLDLAGIVIGSWPKAPDLASRCNLADLPIVADAPLLGALPAGAGSLEPAGFRAAAPTWLAPRLEGVWDAEAFRVREAP, via the coding sequence ATGCCGGTCCTGGTGATCACGGGCACGGGCACGGAGGTGGGCAAGACCGTCACGACGGCCGCCGTCGCCGCCGTCGCGCTCGCGGCCGGGAGGTCGGTGGCCGTCCTGAAGGCCGCGCAGACGGGCGTACGACCGGACGAGCGCGGGGACGCCGACGAGGTCGCGCGGCTCGCGGGTGCCGTGACGGCGGTCGAACTCGCCCGGTATCCCGACCCGTTGGCACCGGCGACGGCCGCTCGACGCGCAGGATGTGCGCCGGTCCATCCGCACGACATCGCCGAGGCCGCCGCCAAGCTGGCCGCCGAGCACGATCTGGTGCTGGTGGAGGGAGCGGGCGGGCTTCTCGTACGGTTCGACCCGGCGGGCGGCACGCTGGCGGACGCGGCGCGGCTGCTGGCGGCGCCGGTACTGGTCGTGGCGGCGGCGGGGCTGGGCACGTTGAACACGACGGAACTGACGGCGCGCGAAATCCGGTCCGGTCAGCTCGACTTGGCGGGAATCGTGATCGGCAGCTGGCCCAAGGCACCCGACCTGGCATCCCGTTGCAATCTCGCGGACCTGCCGATCGTCGCCGACGCCCCGCTGCTGGGCGCGCTGCCCGCCGGTGCCGGGTCCCTCGAGCCCGCCGGCTTCCGTGCGGCGGCGCCGACTTGGCTGGCACCACGGCTGGAGGGCGTGTGGGACGCGGAGGCATTCCGAGTGCGCGAGGCACCGTGA
- a CDS encoding urease subunit gamma: MQLTPHEQERLLIHVAADVAEKRRARGLRLNHPEAVALITAHILEGARDGRTVAELMASGRKLLTRDDVMDGIPEMIHDVQVEATFPDGTKLVTVHDPIV; this comes from the coding sequence GTGCAACTGACCCCGCACGAGCAGGAGAGGCTGCTCATCCACGTGGCGGCCGACGTGGCCGAGAAGCGCCGGGCCCGCGGCCTCAGGCTCAACCACCCCGAGGCGGTCGCCCTCATCACCGCGCACATCCTCGAAGGCGCCCGCGACGGACGTACCGTCGCCGAGCTCATGGCCTCCGGACGCAAGCTGCTCACCCGGGACGACGTCATGGACGGCATCCCCGAGATGATCCACGACGTCCAGGTCGAGGCGACCTTCCCCGACGGCACCAAGCTCGTCACCGTCCACGACCCGATCGTCTGA
- a CDS encoding ABC transporter permease produces MSTVTTSAPSQTRRLLAILVLVPVVAALALWAFAWPAARTAPHDLPLGVAGPAAATTQVEERLAQKKGAFDVRRYADEASARDAIEDRTVYGAIVVTPDGPALLTSTAASPVVAQLLQQASADMNPVRTVDVVPAPENDPRGAALNASVLPLALAGMAAGAAVTFLGLRGLRAVAALIGAAALVGVAATAIADSWLNVLTGDWWAEAGSLGLATLAVSAAVAGLSALIGPAGTGLAAGVVMLFGNPWSAAASAPQMLPDPAGTIGQWLPPGAGTTLLRSVSFFDGAAATGPALTLTSWAALGLGAVLLGNALKRRTKGNAPKEGARELSPVN; encoded by the coding sequence ATGTCCACCGTCACCACGTCAGCCCCGTCGCAGACCCGCCGCCTGCTCGCGATCCTCGTGCTCGTCCCGGTCGTCGCGGCCCTGGCGCTGTGGGCCTTCGCCTGGCCCGCCGCCCGCACCGCGCCGCACGACCTGCCGCTCGGCGTGGCCGGGCCCGCCGCCGCGACGACGCAGGTGGAGGAGCGACTGGCACAGAAGAAGGGCGCGTTCGACGTCCGTCGCTACGCCGACGAGGCCTCCGCCCGGGACGCCATCGAGGACCGGACCGTATACGGCGCGATCGTCGTCACCCCCGACGGCCCTGCCCTGCTGACCTCCACGGCCGCGAGCCCGGTCGTCGCGCAACTCCTGCAGCAGGCGTCCGCCGACATGAACCCGGTCAGGACGGTCGACGTCGTCCCCGCCCCCGAGAACGATCCACGCGGCGCGGCCCTCAACGCGAGCGTGCTGCCGCTCGCGCTGGCCGGCATGGCGGCCGGCGCGGCGGTGACCTTCCTCGGGCTGCGCGGGCTGCGCGCCGTGGCCGCACTGATCGGCGCCGCCGCCCTGGTCGGCGTCGCGGCGACCGCGATCGCGGACAGCTGGCTGAACGTCCTCACCGGTGACTGGTGGGCGGAGGCCGGCTCGCTCGGCCTGGCCACCCTGGCCGTGAGCGCCGCCGTCGCCGGACTCAGCGCGCTCATCGGTCCCGCCGGCACGGGGCTCGCCGCCGGTGTGGTGATGCTCTTCGGCAACCCGTGGTCCGCGGCGGCCTCGGCCCCGCAGATGCTGCCGGATCCCGCCGGGACGATCGGCCAGTGGCTGCCGCCCGGCGCGGGGACGACCCTGCTGCGCTCGGTGTCCTTCTTCGACGGCGCGGCGGCAACCGGCCCCGCGTTGACGCTGACCTCGTGGGCGGCACTGGGCCTGGGCGCGGTACTGCTCGGGAACGCACTCAAGAGGCGGACGAAGGGGAACGCACCGAAGGAGGGGGCACGCGAGCTATCGCCGGTCAACTGA
- a CDS encoding ATP-binding protein produces MADHLEASVTLPSDPASVSAARTYVVGTLGEWGLPADTELADTIRLIVSELATNAVQHTFGQSPTFTVDLELDRDEQLRIGVTDSHPRFPKRLPAAVQQDNGRGLVIIRWLTAEFGGKLRIRPTREGGKTVSIELPWTVPARPVTTTAVQQDP; encoded by the coding sequence ATGGCAGACCATCTGGAAGCATCCGTCACTCTGCCGAGCGATCCCGCCTCGGTCTCCGCCGCCCGCACCTACGTGGTCGGCACCCTGGGGGAATGGGGACTGCCGGCCGACACGGAACTGGCCGACACCATCCGCCTCATCGTCTCGGAACTCGCCACCAACGCCGTACAGCACACGTTCGGGCAGTCACCCACCTTCACGGTGGACCTCGAACTCGACCGTGACGAACAACTGCGCATCGGAGTCACCGACAGCCATCCGCGTTTTCCCAAACGACTGCCCGCGGCCGTCCAGCAGGACAACGGCCGCGGGCTCGTGATCATCCGTTGGCTGACCGCCGAGTTCGGCGGCAAGCTGAGAATCCGGCCCACCCGGGAGGGCGGCAAGACGGTCTCCATCGAACTGCCGTGGACGGTACCGGCGCGGCCCGTGACGACGACAGCGGTGCAGCAGGACCCTTAG
- a CDS encoding TetR/AcrR family transcriptional regulator: protein MARVSQAHLDARRRQIMDGAARCFARNGFHATSMQDVLKEADLSAGAVYRYFSGKDELITAIFTEVLGEVRMSFEAAAEQTPPPPPDVLIGSVLGRTYGARAHLTVDGEPVFPRLIIQVWAESLRNKDLAAVMREGFGAIRLTWGRIVEGYQDAGMMPRDVPPDHVARTMIAAVQGFIAQQTVFGPAPVEVLQSGLRALMGARDPQPEA from the coding sequence ATGGCCCGCGTATCCCAGGCACACCTCGACGCCCGCCGCCGCCAGATCATGGACGGCGCCGCCCGCTGCTTCGCCCGTAACGGCTTCCACGCCACGTCCATGCAGGATGTGCTGAAGGAGGCGGATCTCTCGGCCGGCGCGGTGTACCGCTATTTCAGCGGGAAGGACGAGCTGATCACCGCGATCTTCACCGAAGTGCTCGGGGAGGTGCGCATGTCCTTCGAGGCCGCCGCCGAGCAGACCCCGCCCCCGCCGCCGGACGTCCTGATCGGCTCGGTGCTGGGCCGGACCTATGGTGCGCGGGCCCATCTGACCGTCGACGGCGAGCCGGTGTTCCCGCGGCTGATCATCCAGGTCTGGGCGGAATCACTGCGCAACAAGGACCTGGCCGCCGTCATGCGCGAGGGCTTCGGGGCGATTCGCCTGACCTGGGGACGGATCGTCGAGGGATACCAGGATGCCGGGATGATGCCGAGGGACGTGCCCCCGGATCATGTGGCGCGGACCATGATCGCCGCCGTGCAGGGGTTCATCGCCCAGCAGACGGTGTTCGGGCCGGCCCCCGTCGAGGTTCTCCAGAGCGGCCTGCGGGCGTTGATGGGCGCACGGGACCCGCAGCCCGAAGCCTGA
- a CDS encoding type II toxin-antitoxin system Phd/YefM family antitoxin — MAYEIPVTQARAELADLINKVVYGGERVVVTRHGKPLVALVSAADLERLERLEPADEQVISSVSAVRELASPPRERQRFGIAAEHRGGDQG; from the coding sequence ATGGCCTACGAGATTCCGGTGACGCAAGCCAGGGCTGAGCTCGCCGACCTGATCAACAAGGTGGTGTACGGCGGGGAGCGCGTCGTCGTGACACGGCACGGCAAGCCCCTCGTCGCCCTTGTCTCCGCCGCCGACCTCGAACGGCTCGAGCGGCTGGAGCCCGCTGATGAGCAGGTGATCAGCTCGGTTTCCGCTGTCCGTGAACTCGCCTCGCCTCCCCGGGAACGGCAGCGGTTCGGCATTGCTGCGGAGCATCGGGGAGGCGATCAGGGGTAG
- a CDS encoding adenosylmethionine--8-amino-7-oxononanoate transaminase, translating into MPDLTVAELLDLDRRHVWHPYGPMPGVVEPLVVESASGVRLRLADDGGELIDGMSSWWSAIHGYRHPVLDEAAREQLGRMSHVMFGGLTHEPAVRLAKHLVDMSPDGLEHVFLADSGSVSVEVAVKMCLQYWRSMGRPAKQRLLTWRGGYHGDTWQPMSVCDPEGGMHDLWTGVLPRQVFADAPPTEYDEAYADHLRALIELHADDLAAVIVEPVVQGAGGMRFHSPAYLRVLREACDAYGVLLVFDEIATGFGRTGALFAAEHAAVTPDVMCVGKALTGGYMTMAATLCTSRVAEGISRGEVPVLAHGPTFMGNPLAASVACASIELLLGQDWLAEVKRIEAGLREGLAEAAALPGVRDVRVLGAIGVVQLGRPLDEAAMRAATAAAVREGVWLRPFRDLVYTMPPYVTDDTDVARIARAVCAAAREG; encoded by the coding sequence ATGCCTGACCTGACCGTCGCCGAGCTGCTGGACCTCGACCGGCGGCACGTCTGGCATCCCTACGGGCCCATGCCGGGCGTGGTGGAGCCGCTCGTCGTGGAGTCGGCGAGCGGGGTCCGGCTGAGACTCGCGGACGACGGGGGCGAGTTGATCGACGGCATGTCGTCCTGGTGGTCGGCGATCCACGGCTACCGCCACCCCGTGCTCGACGAGGCGGCGCGCGAGCAGCTCGGCCGGATGAGCCATGTGATGTTCGGCGGGCTCACGCACGAGCCCGCCGTACGGCTCGCGAAGCACCTTGTCGACATGTCGCCCGACGGCCTGGAGCATGTCTTCCTCGCCGACTCCGGTTCGGTGTCCGTCGAGGTCGCGGTCAAGATGTGCCTCCAGTACTGGCGCTCGATGGGCCGCCCGGCGAAGCAGCGCCTGCTGACCTGGCGCGGCGGCTATCACGGCGACACCTGGCAGCCGATGTCGGTGTGCGACCCCGAGGGCGGGATGCACGACCTGTGGACCGGCGTGCTCCCGCGCCAGGTGTTCGCCGACGCGCCGCCGACGGAGTACGACGAGGCGTACGCCGACCACCTGCGCGCGCTCATCGAGCTGCACGCCGACGACCTGGCCGCGGTGATCGTCGAGCCGGTCGTGCAGGGCGCGGGCGGGATGCGGTTCCACTCCCCCGCATATCTGCGGGTGCTGCGTGAGGCGTGCGACGCGTACGGCGTGCTGCTGGTGTTCGACGAGATCGCGACCGGGTTCGGGCGGACGGGCGCGCTGTTCGCGGCGGAGCACGCGGCGGTGACACCCGATGTGATGTGCGTCGGCAAGGCGCTGACCGGCGGCTATATGACGATGGCCGCCACCCTGTGCACATCCCGGGTGGCCGAGGGCATCTCGCGCGGCGAGGTGCCGGTGCTGGCGCACGGCCCGACGTTCATGGGCAATCCGCTGGCCGCGTCGGTGGCCTGCGCCTCGATCGAGCTGCTGCTCGGCCAGGACTGGCTCGCGGAGGTCAAGCGGATCGAGGCGGGGCTGCGGGAGGGGCTGGCCGAGGCCGCGGCGCTCCCGGGTGTCCGTGATGTCCGCGTCCTCGGCGCCATCGGGGTCGTCCAGCTCGGCCGCCCCCTCGACGAGGCGGCCATGCGGGCGGCCACGGCGGCGGCCGTGCGCGAGGGCGTGTGGCTGCGGCCGTTCCGCGACCTCGTCTACACGATGCCGCCGTATGTCACGGACGACACGGACGTGGCACGGATCGCGCGCGCGGTGTGCGCGGCGGCGCGGGAGGGATGA
- a CDS encoding fic family toxin-antitoxin system, toxin component translates to MSHLRIDLAWLLMLAEQNTPGDPQVTDWGALVAAVARHEAEIFDVPVYDTPQARAASLLQLLIHVPALERSNALFASAVAYAYLVASGLKVVTSPEQVRDLARLVKSGEATVHDIAQELRQWSL, encoded by the coding sequence TTGAGCCATCTCAGAATCGACCTCGCCTGGCTGCTCATGCTCGCCGAACAGAACACTCCCGGAGACCCCCAGGTCACCGACTGGGGCGCGCTCGTCGCCGCCGTCGCACGCCATGAGGCCGAGATATTCGATGTCCCTGTCTACGACACCCCTCAAGCTCGAGCCGCCTCGCTGCTGCAACTGCTGATCCACGTGCCCGCGCTGGAGCGCTCCAACGCCCTGTTCGCCTCCGCCGTCGCGTATGCCTACCTCGTCGCCAGCGGCCTGAAGGTCGTCACCTCCCCGGAGCAGGTCCGCGACCTGGCCCGGCTGGTCAAGAGCGGTGAGGCCACGGTGCACGACATCGCGCAGGAACTGCGGCAGTGGAGCCTATGA
- a CDS encoding C40 family peptidase codes for MTALNRVPSLMARAGTASALTLAAVGGSVVVPGLSSDAAAATPATKALQVAASKKGAPYKYGATGPRRFDCSGLTLYSYKKAGKSLPRTAAQQYNKTRHISAKSRKAGDLVFFHSGSNVYHVGIYAGKGKIWHSPKTGDVVRLQKIWTRSVWYGRVK; via the coding sequence ATGACTGCGCTGAATCGTGTCCCGTCGCTGATGGCCCGAGCCGGTACGGCCTCGGCCCTCACTCTGGCCGCCGTGGGCGGCTCCGTCGTGGTGCCAGGTCTCTCCTCGGATGCCGCGGCAGCGACTCCGGCGACGAAGGCGCTCCAGGTCGCGGCTTCCAAGAAGGGCGCACCGTACAAGTACGGCGCCACGGGGCCGCGCCGGTTCGACTGCTCGGGGCTGACGCTGTACTCGTACAAGAAGGCGGGCAAGAGCCTGCCGCGGACGGCCGCTCAGCAGTACAACAAGACGCGCCACATCTCGGCCAAGAGCCGCAAGGCCGGAGACCTGGTGTTCTTCCACTCGGGCTCGAACGTGTACCACGTCGGCATCTACGCCGGGAAGGGAAAGATCTGGCACTCCCCGAAGACCGGGGACGTCGTGAGGCTGCAGAAGATCTGGACCAGGAGCGTCTGGTACGGCCGGGTGAAGTGA
- a CDS encoding ATP-dependent Clp protease proteolytic subunit, producing MTRPSARYVLPEFTERTSFGQKTMDPYSKLLEERIVFLGTQIDDTSANDVMAQFMHLEYQDPDRDISLYINSPGGSFSAMSAIYDTLQYVTCDVETICLGQAGASAAVLLAAGTPGKRFALPGARLVIHQPGLPEPIEGQASDLAIHAEELTRIRGRLEEMLVRHTGRTREQVSADIERDKILTAQQALEYGLVDRIIPSRKATMAPPTGK from the coding sequence ATGACCCGACCGTCCGCCCGCTATGTCCTGCCCGAGTTCACGGAGCGCACCAGCTTCGGGCAGAAGACGATGGACCCGTACTCGAAGCTGCTGGAGGAGCGGATCGTCTTTCTCGGTACCCAGATCGACGACACTTCGGCGAACGACGTGATGGCGCAGTTCATGCACCTCGAGTACCAGGACCCCGACCGGGACATCTCGCTCTACATCAACTCCCCCGGCGGCTCCTTCAGCGCGATGTCGGCGATCTACGACACGCTGCAGTACGTCACCTGCGACGTGGAGACGATCTGCCTGGGCCAGGCGGGCGCGTCCGCCGCCGTGCTGCTGGCCGCGGGCACACCGGGCAAGCGGTTCGCGCTGCCGGGCGCGCGCTTGGTGATCCATCAGCCGGGGCTGCCCGAGCCGATCGAGGGACAGGCCAGCGACCTGGCCATCCACGCCGAGGAGTTGACGCGGATCAGGGGCCGCCTGGAGGAGATGCTCGTACGGCACACCGGGCGCACGCGTGAGCAGGTGAGCGCGGACATCGAGCGGGACAAGATCCTCACGGCGCAGCAGGCCCTGGAGTACGGGCTGGTGGACCGGATCATCCCCAGCCGCAAGGCCACCATGGCTCCGCCCACCGGGAAGTGA